A single genomic interval of Candidatus Binatia bacterium harbors:
- a CDS encoding DUF1328 domain-containing protein, with protein sequence MLNWAVTFLVVALIAGVLGLSGIAGAATEIAWILFVVFLILFLVSMVTGRRAGPPV encoded by the coding sequence ATGCTTAACTGGGCAGTGACTTTTTTAGTCGTCGCGCTGATTGCGGGCGTCCTTGGGTTATCCGGGATTGCCGGCGCAGCTACCGAGATCGCCTGGATCCTGTTCGTCGTGTTTCTGATCCTGTTTCTGGTCAGCATGGTGACGGGACGCCGCGCCGGCCCGCCGGTGTAA